The nucleotide sequence ATCATTCATGCAAAACTGTTTCTATTGCAACTCATCCATGCTTTGATCCTCACATCGATGTACTTGAAAATATAGCAATAGATCTAATAAAGCTTAAGATcttttatttgcatcacttagtTCTTTTGTTTAACATTGATCCGGTATCAAGTCTTAAAAAGGCCGTGCCAATCGTTCATGACAAAACTGTTTCTATTGCAACTCATCCATGCTTTGATCCTCACATCGATGTCTTGACAATATAGCAATAGATCTAATATAAGCTTAAGATCTTTTACTTGCATCACTTAGTTCTTTTGTTTAACTTTGATCCGGTATCAAGTCTTATAAAGGTCGTGTCAATCATTCATGACAAAACTGTTTCTATTGCAACTCATCCATGCTTGATTAATTTTCACAATACTTGACCAGTTCATGACTTTCGGTCTAGACTTAAGATAGTTTTAGCCGAGCTAACACTCTTGGGTCTTCGATAATAAGCTGGAAATTGGCTTTGCTTCTCTTTCAAGTCTACTTTTAGCTGACATTTTGCACTTACTGACTCGAATTTTGCAAGAAATTGACTTTTCATTCAATCATTTGTTctttgtaatttttatttttatttttattttttcccattcTTTTTCTTGCCAGCAATTCAGTGAACATATATGTCGGCATTGGCATTCCTTGGCTGATAAACACAACTTACAACTTCTTCGCCTACCAAGAACCACTCTACATCCAGAACGCAGCCGGACTCAGCTTCTCTCTTTTGGTGTTCTTTGTGACCTCAGCTTGTTGCATTGCTGTTCTTGTTCTTCGGCGCCTCGTCTTCGGAGCCGAACTCGGTGGGCCGAAGTTGTGGGCTTGGTCGACGTCGGCATTCTTCATTTCTTTGTGGCTCATTTTCATTGTTCTATCGTCGCTTAAAGTGTCAGGAAAAATATAATTCACAAGGTAAAATCTCAAACTTGTACTGCTCTTTCCTATTCTTTTCTGCAATGAGTTATTTTCCTTCATGATTCTTAGAACTATATTTGAGTGTTAGTGTAATATATAGAGGTTATGACTTCAAATCGTGAAAAGTTTTTTGCAATAGAGGATAAAATTGTATACAATAAATCTGATATGGTTGGACTCTTCTCCGAGATTTTACATTAACGAAAGCTTCGTGTACCGAACAGTCCTTTgttagtgtatatatatatatatcaatctaTGAAGTGAGAATTTACATGGACAATATTATTTTGCCGAATTTTTTATCTATTCCTTAGAAATATATAGGAGTTGACTCTATTTTGGTATCGTTACATTTATTCCCTTTGATATCTTATGGTTTAAGGAGTTTTTATTTTTCTAGTTGATTAGAAATAGTTGGGATAAATATAATTTGTTGATGATAATGACatttaattcattattttattttatattatgtaTTCTATTGCCTTGTTTCTTTTGTTATTTAGTTCTCTGATATAAAGCTTTTTTGTGTGTGAATTTATAGTctctcatttaatttatatttttttaaaaataaattaagatcAGTAaagattgcaaaaaaaaaaaaattgtattttaGGAAAATGTTAAATTGCATACTTATTTGTGAGCATTCtgtgttatttttattttgtttttaatctAAATACTATACTCTAAccctaaaaaaataattttaaaaaataaaacaaaataatattCACGGGATGAGTTTCTAgagataaaatataaaaaaaattctatattttGAAATTTGcctcattaaaatttaattaaaatctgcaaagtcactttatatatatatatatataatattttgttttataattcaaaaatacttttattcTATCAATATGGACAaaactactataataaaattttaaaaaataattttaattaagttagaaagattttaattaatattaaaattattggaaGTAGTTTTCTTTTCTggtcaaaatcattttaatagttataaaatagaaaaaaaaggtggATGAGAAATAGGATTGTATGTTAGGGCCCtttattattatataaaattaGTGTTGTGgagttataaaaaataaaatttatgataattatttggaggtaaaaatattaaaaatgcgGTCCGTTTTAATAAAATTgtcaaataaataatttattattctaTCGTTAAAAAAAACAGTATGGCTCATTCTTATTGGATGTTTTCACTTTTTCATTTTAAATTCTATTAAATTCCATATTTTTTCTACCATAATTAAAGAAATACAAgtggaaacaaaaaaaaaaaattagagagcACAGAACAAACTTTGACTCTGcgttgaatttattaaaatattaatttttaactatgttaaaatgatttattttaattaaaataataaaaaatattttaagtaaagGGAGCCTTAAtccaataataaaattaatgtaaTACGATCGGAAAgccacaaatttttttttaaagaaaaaaattgtaATTTTTAATAGAGGTAAACGTTAAATTGTAATATTTCTATCCAAGTAAACAAATTTTCACTCTCTCAtacaaaaaagagagagagagagagagagagagagggggggaagaagaagcaaaactaGTAATATTATACGCCATAaaatttgtaaatcatcttttaTGGCTTATGTGGTTGTGCCACATCCATAATTAAGTCtttaaattaactaaatacaAGACCTTATGTAATGAAGTTACTTATCAACCCCTGCGCTTGCACGCTTACTTGCATGACGAGTAATGAATTAGAAATAGCTCGGAATCTTCACAACCCTCGTGAGTAGGCAAAACCTCCCCATTCATGAATAATCATGAGTTCACCCTCTGTCACTGATGATGGTGCAAGAATGCTCATCCCATAAGCATAAAGTTTACTTCCTTAACATCCTATTTGGAATCCTATGGAATTAATTTCTATGGTAATTGGAATTCAATTCTATAGTTTGGAATGAATTTTTGAGATGTatttgatatggaattcaatttgaattccaTTCAAAACGTGAATAGTAAATCAGACCTCAAATGGTCAGATTTGGATAGGGATTTACCATGAACAACTAAAACTACTTAATTGCCCTTTTAACTTAAAATCCTTTTTTTCATCTGCCGACTCTCTTGTGTTTCTCCTGTTTTTCTCCCGTGCGTCGTTTCTCCTTGTGTCGAAAACTTCTCCTTGCACCGTTTCTCCCGTGCGCCACCTTCTTCATACTGCTATCTTAACTGTGCGTTCTCTTCTTCCTATTCTctaatacttaacttgattattaaatgattagttatgaggataaaatggtaaatgtataaaaatagaattcaattcaaatagattccaaattaaggaatttaatttaattctattATTCACTAATCCATTTCAAACATAAGAATTGAATTTAATTCCTGCCAGAATTCAATTcctaatggaattcaattcaattccttcaCTTAAGTTGTTTCCAAACAGGGTGTAAGAGTCTCTCACCACCCCTCCCACTCCATATTTGTTCAGCCTTTTGTTTACGCATACATCAACCTCCACGTGAAGAGTACCCGATGGTAGAGTCATCCTAGGTGGAGGCTATGGTTGGTTCAACATAGTGGACTTGGATTGTAATTTCATTCTAGACTTTGGGTAATCACACAACAGGTTATCACACCAACTCAAATTGTGTCTTAGCTCTTTCCCGTTGTTTCCAAACATGATTTTCATTTGATATTGCCAGATGCTCCATGCACAAGTGGCCAACCTCTCAAAAGTCACTTTGTCTATATTGGTTTGAATCCAGAGGCAGCCATCTAAGGTGTTGGTGTCTTGAAGGGTTGGCACAATATTCCAGAGGTTGATTTTCTTCCAATATTTTTTTACAGAAGCACAGAGGAATAGTGCATGAATTATATGGTCTCAATGAAAACCACACCGCAGGCATGCATGAATCCATGTCACATGACGTTATTTCAAGCTAGTTGATGCGAAGATAATATATTCAATAGGTgctgtcaaattttttttttgaattttaggaGGTATGTTTAGGTTCCATATATAAGAACCTCAACCACGCTTCCAATGAATAATTTGATTGATTTCCTAATGATGATAGTATATTACATGTTGCCTTATACTTCCCTCAGACTGTGTACCACCACTTGCTATCAAATCTCCAAAACATAGTGTCTGGCTTATCAGATGAAAGTAGgggagtttttaaaatttattcaacATAGTTTAGAGCAAATCTTGATTCAATAATTGACTCATTCCACATCCCCTTTGAGATTAAAAAGCACACTCTTTTGTCCTCCGTTATCTGTGTTGCAGTATCGATTACATTTTGACATTCCAGTAGCCACATGTCCTTCAATACCCTTGCTATTTTTCCATCCTCGATACGCCAAAGCAACCCCTTATCCAGCAACTACTGAGTCCTGACCTTAGAGCAGTGAACTCCAAACGAATTAAGGATTATTTCCTATAGGGGCATTCATTACCTCCATGTGGTTAAAGTATCGTGCCTTGAAACTATGAGCTAATGATGATTGTGGCTACCGAATCAACCTCCAAATTTACTTAGCTAGTAGCGCCTGATTAAACGGGATGAGTTGTCAGAATCCCAACCCATCCAAATTCTTCAGCACACAAAGTTTGCCCCATTGCTTCCAGTGCATGTGTTTTTTTACCATTATCCATTCCTCACCAAAAGTTCGCACACTCCATTTCGATCTCCTCACATATTGAATGTGGTATACGAAAACATGATATTACATAGGTCAAGATAGCTTACCTCCTTGCCGTCAATTAAGAAAATTTTTGCGCCCCTAACTTTTTATCCATTTCAAGACCCCTCTGTTCAATATCATATGATTTGGATGTAGACCCAATCCCGATTCAAAATCGATAGTTTGACGGTTCCTGTGAGGTCAACCCTTAACCTTAATCATCTAAGACGATTATAATTTACGGTTTATGTACGATTCGTCAtgattcaagattattatattattatttttaattataaatttagaaaattatttattgGAGTCGTATGCCATTGAACTTATTAAGAATAATTATatagtaaaaaatattaattagttattaaataattaattattatctaataaatgattatatatatatatatatatatatatatatatatatatatatatatatatatgcatgtattttttaaattattaaaaatattaatataacaaAAAGAAACTAGTGATTTAACAATTAACTAACCTAGGAAAATATTAGTAGCTGTAATATGATTGATTGATAATCCACCTCAATTATTCTATTAAAAATTTTTACCTTAAATTGTATATAAGATAGTTAAAATCTTTATATCAATTATCATATccattatataaattaaatattataaaggaaagagaataaataaaaaaattaatatatcatataataaaaaataaatatctaaatttaataaaataattttttattttaaattatgtattttatataagaaAGTTAGTACAGATGTCCTAATGCATACTTCTAATATGGAAGATCCTAATTTGAATCAAtatagaaattaaaataaaacacacCGAACCGACGGCCAGTTCAGCTATTAATTTGGACTGCAACCATAACCGGTCCGGTTACAATTACTCTAACTGGGCTCAGGCCGAATCCGGCTCGTGCCCGAGCTGAGTAAAtcgtgaaaataattttttatcaatgTGGTTTGACCCGCCATTCCGAATCGACGGAATCGGAGTaccttttttataaaaatatttatgtattatatttttaatttaatttaattaaattaattttaaaaaatgcttaaaataaaaaaaatgaaattatctTTTGtatgttttttcaaaaaatttacctatgtaaaataatataaaataaaatgttaTATATCTATTGGCGGACGGTCATGGGAACGTGGAATGACTAGAAGGCCCACGTACCACCAACCCTAATCACGTCAGAATCGCCCCCATCGGTTGCTCCTTCTACCCAACGGCGCCGCCATCGTCTCTCCTTCCGCTCCACGCCGGTCCCAAGTTAGCGATCGCCGTCGCTCGCCAGCGGCCCAGACCAGGCTTCGACCCCAGGTGCGTTTTTCTTCTTCTGGTCTGGAGAAGAATCACTGCTCCCGAAcgcttttctctcttctttgcTCATTTTTTCGTCGGGTCTCATTTTTCCCAACTGTCATCGCTTTTCCGAATGTTCTCTTCTACTCACTTCTTGTTCGGACGCATAAAAATGTCTTTTTTCCCCTTGAAATCTTGTTTCTGAATGATCTGATTGGTGAACTTGGAATAGTGCACTGGTATTAATTCTTTTACAATTCCTGTGTAGGTTTAGagctttttccttttttttttttccttcgttAAAACAAGCACATCATTGTCACTAGTGTTGCTTCGTTAGATCTGAGAGTGGTACATGTCCTTGATTAGCTCTAAATGATCCAAATTTATTACTTTGTACGAAGTATTTTTGACCAGACAATATAATGATAACATTGTTCAGGCCAAAAGTAAATTGGGGTGTTCAATCTGAGAGTTGTAGATTTCCTTGATGGAGTTGTGATGTTTTGATGATCCAACTTTATACTCCAGTTCATTGTAGTTATATCCTTAAGTGATCTCCTGAAAGTACTCCTAATGTATAATGAGAATATCTTTAAGGCCAGTAGGAGTTTGAGGTTTTTGACTTGTGGGAATGGTAGAAAAAAGTAGTGTCAGTTTACTAGTCATAGTAATTGTCATTGTTGTTGAAGTTTTGATGTCAAAGTCTAAGAGATTGTAATACTTTTTcttttcaattaattttatatttatttattacactTATTCTGCTTCATTTATTGCAAACTTAGATTTGTTTGGTTGACATTAGTTGGTGAATAAAAAGTTTGAGATGGTTCAGGCTTGTCTATTTGCTATTGTGTTCCCAAGGACGGTTTATTAAACTGAACTTGTATCATGACTTTGATAGGATCAAGCTTATAGAAGGCTTGCTCTTTTTGAGcacaaaaaaataatttgaagagTCACTTATTTGAATAGTTTAGTTACTTGATTGATTCTCATTGTTTATTTGGGAATTCTTGTCTGTGCTAATGGAATTCTTAGCATGTTCTAATGAACATCAGAGTTTGCTTCGATAAGGTGTGCCTTGATTATTACTCTCGTAAATGTTTGAATATCCTACGATTGGCCACAGTTGCACTTATTTTCTTGATTTTAGTTATGTTAGGATGAGCTTTGTGTAGAGTAAAATGTTGGCAGCCTTTCCGAACCACATTGGGTCTATTGTATGCAACCTTATCTTGTATTGCAAAAGGTTATTTTTGTGACTTGTGAAACTGTGACGTTTAGTTACATAGCAACAACTTTACTGTTGCGCCAAAACTCTCCTTCAAAGTAAAATGTAGCATAGTCCTAAGGAATTTGTTTGAAGTTTTGAAACTTGATAAAGCTAGTTAAGAGTTGGCTTAAGTGTATCCACGAGTTTAAGCGATCGTCTTCTATGAAAGCTATAGCATTCTGAtacaaaaaatttcttttttttttctccctttgTCATCACTATTAGGCAAAATTACTTATTTTTTGCACCTTTCTCCAACATTAGTTTGTTCTTTTCCCACGATTCCGTCTCACATATTTGTAcacaattcttttttttttctttggataTCATTTTTCTTGCTTGTGTAACTATTGTACTGTATTTATTTCATTGCAGTAAGAGCTTCATTGTTCGGTATGGAAACTGCTCAAGAGTTTCAACGCACATTCTCCATTAAATTATGGCCTCCCAGTGCAAACACCAGAGCAATGCTTGTGGACAAGATGACGAAGAACCTCTCCTCGGAAACATTCCTCTCCAGGAAGTACGGTCTGTTGAGTAAAGAAGAGGCCTATGAGAATGCCAAACGCATTGAAGACGAATGCTTCCTTGCTGCAAATGAACATTTTCACAATGAGCCTGACGGCGATGGAAGCTCTGCAGTTCAGTTCTATGCGAAGCAAACTAGCAAGCTAATGTTAGAAGTTCTTAAAACAGGCCCTAGATCCAAAGAAGATGTAGAAGCCACTGCGGTTGGTGGGATCGCAAAACCTGTTGAGACTCTGTTTGACATTTCCGGTGGGAAAAGGGCATTTATAGAGGTGGAAGAGGTCAGGGAGCTTTTCAGGCCGCTAACTGTGCAAGGAAACTCATACAGCAAAATTTGCTTAAGCAATCGAAGCTTCAGTATCGATGCAGCTCGCGTTGCAGCGCCTATTCTGACATCTCTTAAAGAGCAGCTGACAGAAGTAAACCTGTCAGATTTTGTTGCTGGAAGACCAGAGGATGAAGCTCTCGAAGTCATGAAGATATTCTCCTCGGCTCTGGAAGGCACTGCTCTTCGATATCTCAACCTCTCTGACAATGCCTTAGGCGAGAAGGGTGTTCGAGCATTCGGGGCACTTTTAAAATCACAAAACTGCTTGGAGGAGCTTTACTTGATGAATGATGGAATCTCTGAGGAAGCTGCAAAGGCTGTGTGTGAGTTAATTCCTTCAACCGACAAGCTTACAACGCTCCATTTCCACAACAATATGACTGGTGATGAGGGTGGGATAGCTATTTCTGAACTTCTTAAATGTTCTCCATTGTTGGAGGATTTCAGATGCTCGTCGACAAGGGTGGGCGCTGAGGGTGGAATCGAGTTGGCCAAGGCATTGGAGACTTGCACTCATTTAAGGAAGATTGATCTCCGTGATAATATTTTTGGTGTTGACGCAGGGATAGCCCTTAGCAAGGCACTCGAAAAGCTTGTTCATGTAACAGAAATCTACCTTAGCTATCTCAACTTGGAGGACGAAGGGTCTATTGCCATTGTGAATGCGCTGAATAATTTCGCGCCTTCTTTGCAAGTCTTGGACATCGGCGGGAATGATGTCACTTTAAAAGCTGCCTCAGCATTAGTCGATTGCATCACTGCCAAGGAATCACTCAGGAAACTCTTCTTGTCCGAGAACGAACTGAAGGACCAGGGTGCAATTGTCATCGGCAAAGCATTGGAAGATGATCATGTTCAACTTGAGGAACTTGACATGAGTAGCAACATGATAAGGAGGGCAGGGGCTAGATGCTTGGCGCAAGCAGTGTCAAATAAGCCAGACTTCAAGCGGCTGAACATAAACGGAAATTTTATCCCAGATGAGGGCATCGACGAGGTTAGGGAAATATTAAAGAACGGTAAAAACTCTGAGGATGTGCTTGGGCCATTGGACGATAATGATCCCGAAGGTGAGGACGAAGGGGAAGAGGATGGTGATGCTGAAGAGGAGGATCAAGGCGAATTGGAGTCTAAACTCCATCATCTCAAAGTAGACAAGGATTAGATGGTATTATCGACGCAAAAACTAGTCTTGCCATCTATTTAAGCAATGTGGCCATCGCATTTCATTTGTTTACTACTTTTGTTGAACAATGTAGTTTGGTTAGGTAGTGTTGGTTgactttgattttattttttttctctttctgatGGTTAGGGAACATGATTTTGGGTTCCCCTTGCCCAGCACTTTGTGCCATCTTTTGTTGCCTAGTAATTTGACGAAGATGACCATGTTCATGAAATCTGAGTTGTTTGTTAGATTGAGCATTTACATAGTTACtctattcaaaaattttattctaaattttaaataggATAACTAAAAATTTTTTCATCAGTTATTCTATTCATttcttaaatttagatttgatgaatagtaattttttaaatttaaaaaataaaatatctatcgtaaaaataaaataatattttttaaaatctctcttttcattGAATCTTTTTAATATTTCTCCTACCACtcatttataaatataataataaaaaataaaataaagagaaaaaaataataaaaaaaattaaggatgatgaaAATTTTAGAACATTTGATGTAGCGTGTAGTGAAAAGtgattatataaatttaataaagttgattatttattttaaattttagatataataatagAGAAATTGATGTGAATGTTTTTATACATctgatttatttattttgcaaAAAGATCGTTATGAAAGACCTCGGTGGAAATTTATGCTTTAGGTAGTTAGATTTTCcgacaatttaccaaaaggcgtactagatttaatgtatttaccaaaaagCGCATCACGGTTTTATATTTACGAAAAGACGGAGTTTACCAAAATCAATTCCCAGATTACCCCTCTGGCTAACCTGGCAACcgcctttttcaaacacatttttccaagcatccaagccgaaattagaatagaaaaataatttgtggttcggatgcacgtcttctcaccgtctctctccctccatccctctgtgtggtgttataaacttgaaagaaaaaagaaatatgaaccctgcgcttgcctttactgctcgtggtggttggtgggattgcaatagacc is from Zingiber officinale cultivar Zhangliang chromosome 7B, Zo_v1.1, whole genome shotgun sequence and encodes:
- the LOC122007224 gene encoding RAN GTPase-activating protein 1-like yields the protein METAQEFQRTFSIKLWPPSANTRAMLVDKMTKNLSSETFLSRKYGLLSKEEAYENAKRIEDECFLAANEHFHNEPDGDGSSAVQFYAKQTSKLMLEVLKTGPRSKEDVEATAVGGIAKPVETLFDISGGKRAFIEVEEVRELFRPLTVQGNSYSKICLSNRSFSIDAARVAAPILTSLKEQLTEVNLSDFVAGRPEDEALEVMKIFSSALEGTALRYLNLSDNALGEKGVRAFGALLKSQNCLEELYLMNDGISEEAAKAVCELIPSTDKLTTLHFHNNMTGDEGGIAISELLKCSPLLEDFRCSSTRVGAEGGIELAKALETCTHLRKIDLRDNIFGVDAGIALSKALEKLVHVTEIYLSYLNLEDEGSIAIVNALNNFAPSLQVLDIGGNDVTLKAASALVDCITAKESLRKLFLSENELKDQGAIVIGKALEDDHVQLEELDMSSNMIRRAGARCLAQAVSNKPDFKRLNINGNFIPDEGIDEVREILKNGKNSEDVLGPLDDNDPEGEDEGEEDGDAEEEDQGELESKLHHLKVDKD